The genome window gcatatggaggtcagaggacaactgtgtggagTCTATGCTTGCCTTCCATATTTATATGGATTTGGGGGATCAAGGTCACCCGGCTTTCATAGCAGGCACTTTTACTCCCTGAGTCACCCCACTTGCTCTAATACtgaatattattataattttttcaaagatttaaaaatatttatgaataggtgtatgtgtctgtgtgcctatTTGCCATTGCAGGGAAGgttacctgtggaggccagaggagggtgttgggttTCCCAAGCTGGCTGCAGCAGTTGTGAGGCTTCTGATTTAAGGTTGCCAACAAGTACACTTGggccatctggaagagcagcaagcactcttcactCTGGCCATGCCTCCAGCCCCTGACATTAGTTATTCTCTTCTCATGGTTTGCATTCCTACTTTTATGTCTTTgttatttaaaagtagattatgGCTTCTGATAACACTAGTATTGAAAAATCCTTGAGCCAGGACTGGTGTGCTGTGCCAAAGGATGGCTTGCTTCTCTTCGACAGTTCCTCGTTTTTTAGGTATCAGCTCATTGTTAGTTGCATTCTGTTCATGGGGATCCTTGGTTGAGAGCATGACTCTTTAAAATTCTTGGTTTCGTATGCCGCATGCTGAAGTGCTGTGGAGATGTTTTTGGTGACTTTTAACGTTGATTTCTCAGGAAGCAAAGTGACCACGGATGTTTAGAGGAAGCCACTGTCTGCTCTCCAACTCTGTCACATGctcctcttctcccccttctttcctccttcctccatctacctcaccacccacaccacacccctATGAACCTTAACATAGAGCCAGCAgtagtctgacttttttttttttttttgagctcagTCTCCTAATAAGACTCCCTTGTTCTTCACTTGGGATAAATTGTAGGAGGACATTTGAACTTGAGGAGTTTTGGTGTTTTTCCAGTGCAGGAGACTAAACCCATGTACTCAGGCATTCGAGAATGTGTAGCACCAAGCCTTTGTCTGGCCTCAGAATCTTGGTTTTATATGGGAGTCCTAGGCTTATCTCTGTCTTCCACAAATCCAAATCCTTAAGTGCTAAGAATGGCAACCTTCTCTAAGAACCACAATGTTGGCTCacactcagtttcctcatcctcTTCATTTTCAGATTTGGGCccttatttttttgttaattcaGTTATGCATGCAAAAGCTCTGTTtgggggtttttatttgtttgttttgttttacacttCACACAGCAATATCTGACTGTAGTTCTAATGGTAATAATTCTATAAAACTGTCAGAACTGGAAGCCACAATCTTATTGAAGATACGTGcctttggggctggggatgtagttcagttggtagactgcatgcctagcatgtatgaTGAAGCCTTGGGTCCAATAGTCAGCACTGCACAAACCAGATGTGCTAGTACAGGTCCATGATCCTAGTGCTTGGAGgagggagatcagaagttcaaaattaTCCTTCATTACCTATCTATCCAGTTAGAGgctggactacatgaaaccctgtctcaaaaaaaagaaaaaaagttcctTTTTACATAGTTAAGTAGAAATAGAAACTTAAGACCCAGAAAATTAGTTCTTCTAACTTAATCTACTTCCTAAAAGTATTTTAGGtctattttatatattctgggaatgctgttttttttattgGGGCCAACAGACAGGATAAAATACCAATATCctggtctccattttttttttaatgaaccaggatcttgctgtgtagtccaggctgtagTCCCAATCATCTTATTTCAGCACACCAAATACCAAGACTACAGGCATGCCCTGCAATGGCTGGCTGAATAGCCATGTTTTGTCACATCTGcaatcctaggactcaggaggctaCAATGGGAAGATGATGATTTTGGGGCCAGCCTAAGACATAGAATGAAATCttaccaacaaacaaacaaacaaacaaacaaaaccaaagcttgAAATACAGTCAGTGTTCTAAGTAGCTGGTTTTACATAAACTTTAAGTTCACCAAGTTTATATATACTACAATAATATTTGGCTTAATTATGgtattttcaaagatattttgCATATATTGTTACAAATATGGAAAATGTTACATTAAATGGCCTCAAATATATATTagcacatgcataaataaatatgcagccatttaaacatttctgtgttttccaCAGACTCAATCCATAGCcaataaatacaattaatatatCACCCTTCTGCAATTCTAACATTTCCACCTGCCACAATCCTAAATCTGCTTATGGCCTGCTACAACTAATGGCCTAACCAGAACACAATGAAAGTGAAGTAATAGAAGGGAGAATTAAACACTGTAGTTGGGGGGTGGGTAGAGAGATAGCATAGTGAGTTAAGTGTTTGTGATATACACATAAGGACCTGGCTTCGTTCTCAACACATCCCAGCAATGAAGCTAGGTGGATCCCGGAGGTTCGCTGGCCAGCCTCACAGTCAGCCTAGCCTAGTCAGTTAGCTTGAGGGCCCAGTGAGAAactctgaattaaaaaacaagGGACActactagagagatggctcagtagttaagagcattagctgctctcccagaagtcctgagttcaattcccaatacccacactgtggctcactgGAATCTGTAAAAAAACAAGAGAACACCATCCAAGGTTGACCTGTGGTCACACACATGTATTAacacatacacaagcaaaaagaaatgtaaagtttTGATAGATACCCATACCTTTTCCAATTAGAGGTAAGATCTAAAGTGAGgagagaaaattataaaaacaacaacacacatttgtattttctttgaagaGATCTCCAGATATATTTTATCGAAGTTGTGAATACATGTTTGATATAAAAATTGTAATGGCCTTTCTTACTCTGTGCCTTTGGGAAAGTTGTTCTAACAAAGATGAGAAACTAATAATGTAATTCAAGgtctctataaaaaaaaacattcttgagaggcagaaggagcGAGCCTGCCCTGGGGGGGGAGTTCAGTCCCTCAGAGCCTTCATGGGGCTTAGTGGACCCTTCTCAGACAACCTGATGGTGTGCAGTGTAGCAGGAAGGTACCAATGAACAATGTTTCATTGAACTTAATTCACCAATGTCTCTCATAGTGAATATATTAAGAAACATGCTGGCATATTTTGGTGTTCCCATAGACCAGGATTTGCTGACTTTGCAAAAATAAAGACCGGGGTCTGCTGGGAGTCTCATTTGTATTATTGGAAGAATGCTTTCTTTATTACCTTGTTGAAGACCTAATTTAGAGTTGATCCCACACTTGAACTCTGAGTATTCTGATGACTATCAACCTATGGTTCCATCTTCTGCTGATGTTTTATGTGTTGCCAATGATGAACAAGCCAGTTATCTCAGTAtatgaaaaaaggaggaagggaaaatgaCCTTTTCATGCCTTCAACACTGATTTTGAAACCATCATCACCTGCTCTAAGACAGAACAAAGCAGTGAGAAGATGATCTGCTCATAAGGCTACCATAAAAAGATAGCTGCCCTTGAAGATGACCTAACTTTCCTGCAGTCTCACATTGCAGTAATGAACCCAGCATGGACTGAATGTCCATCATTATCAGTGACTTCTGGGCCGAGTGCAGAACCAGATCACTTTCCAAGTTCggtacttcctcctcctcctctctttcctcagtcttctctccagtctccatGTTTTCCTCCCAAGCAACCTACATGCAACAGAGATAATTGGGCAGATGAAGTGAAACGACAGCCCTTGGGGGTTAACAAGATGAATGATAGTCATCATTCAAAAAGCCAGAGAGTTAATGATGTTCCAAACATGGTGGGTGTTCTAAAGGACATGAATAAGGTCACCAGGTGGTAGACCCATTCAAAAGAGGAGAAGACAGAGTTCCCATTGGGATCCAGTGTCTTTAATATCTAATGCATGAAAACAGAAGGTTGCATTTCAAGATTTCTTTGACAAAGAAAATGGATCTTGAGACTGCTCTCCATTTTCTAGTGCAGAAATGTCAAGATTTTGATGTCACATTTCCCCAACAGAAAGTCAGTGATGTAAGGGAAGAATTGATAATATAAAAGCAGTTATCCAAGGTATCAGAAGTGAAAGCTGTGCCTACACTTGGGAGGATAGATCCAGAAATATGCTGTGTTATTCTTCACTGCCTTTCAGAGGGTCACAAACTCTGGTAGGGTGACTAAGACTTATCTTGGGACCTATCTGTGCCCAACCTGAGGAAGGGATTTAAGAATACTTGTCTCTGTTTTTAGAAGACCTGGCAGTTAATTGGCTACTGAAGAGAGTTGGGTGTatagttttttccccctttatatGAGTACTACTGAAAACGGAATACATGCTTTAGTGATTTTCCTACATAATTCTGGCTTCCTACTTAAGCTCTTTTGAATTTTGTAAGTTGGTGTGATATGGTTTATTTGGCCTTCAGCAACTTGGAGATTTTCAATGAGTAAAAGGTGATAATTTTTCCATTAAGACAGTCATAGTTTTAGTCATATAGGATTGAACTTTCTGAAACTTCCTGAGGTAATCAATTATTTTGACTGCCAAGTGCTGCATGTAGAAGTAGACTCTTGATAAGTTTTGTCCACACTGGCTTTGCACATACATATGCCTGGCATGTTCCCTTTGTTTTCTAGTACGTTTGCaccttattttcttttgtaaatagaCTGTACAATAAATGaatcttttgaaaaaaagaataatttttgaaagaagATCAGTAATGTTACTGTTGCCTTGTCCATGCAATGAGTATGTTTTTTCTGATCTCTTTTCTCAAATATGAGAAAGTGATCCATTTAGTAAAAAATATTATTCCAAATGTAATTTTCTAAGGGTGTGAGCAAGATTACTGAAGCTGAATGGAAAAGTGGTGCATAAATATTTCTAccctcattgaaaaaaaaattccaaaatatcCACACTCAGTAATAACTTCATTATTTTAGTacagtttgttctctctctctatctctgtctctgtctctctgtctctgtctctgtgatctccatctttgtttctgtctgtctctttctccctgtgCTGTGTGTTTGTGACTCTAGGATCAAATGCAGGGTCTTCTGCGTATTAAGCAAGTGCTGTGCCACTAAGCCCCATGCCCAATCCTTAGCATGAGGTTTTTATTCAAGTGTGACTCATTTGACTCACCACTTAGTAATTTCTGACTAAGGTCGATAGTCtgtattcaacacacacacacacacacacacacacacacacacacttttggatTCTGCCATCCCATCAATTCGTTTTCtactcagaaaaacaaagggacaaacatcaaaaccaaacaaaaacttagGCAGGAAAGGACAGTTTAAATCCGCATCCGTGACACTGATACTTTTGAAGGCAAGGAGACAACGACAGGGAGTCACAGCTGCCTTTCAAGACCTCCCATAAATCCAGTGGTAACTCCAGTGGGAGAACAAAAGTCACCTACACCTTGAGAAATCACCTAAGGTAAAATGGATCAGATGACTCTTTCCTTTCAAAATAAGCGGGAAAGCCTTGCATGATTTCAAGTGGTAGTGGGGGAATATCTGAAACCGGGGAGTTTATGTGAATTTGCAGGAGTCTGAGCTTTGCAGCAGGCTACACGATGTCTGCATCTGGATGCTACACCTGAGGATGACACGGTGAAGAATGGACAGAGACACACCTTCCATTGCCTCGCCTTAGGTGACTAGTGGACAGCCAGATGCAGGCCCCTACGATTTGTTCTGCTCCTGCCCTCCCGAGATAAGATCTGCAGAAATCATTTAGAAGGCTGAAAGAtaatttactgtttttctttaagcTTTCCACTTTCTACAAGCACCAGGTCCTCTCCAAGTGAACTAATCCTACTGGAAAGAATTTCTGGTTTTGATTCTTCTAACCTATCAATAAGGCTTTGGATGAACCCTGGTAGAACCCTGGTAGAAATTAATGGTCTTGAGTTCtggggttttgctttttgttttcacttCACTGTTTTGGTGTTTATTCTTCTAAAAAGCTGTTTCTGTCTTTTCACCCCCTCTTTCTAATAGTCCTCCTCCCCATCACGAGATGGGTATTATAGAAGACAGTATTATATagaatttctatttttcataCCATCTCCAAATTTTACTTTAGAATCTCATGCTTTGGAAAAAAAGTAAAGCCTCAGTTAGCACATGATTAAAATAGCTAGGCAAATTTTTGCTTGGAATAGACCTTAAAGTGAATCTTTGGAGTCAGGATGAGAAGAATCCATGGTAAACTGCAGGACAAGAGGATGCTCGAGAGAGGTAAGAAGCCAGGCATATCACTAAGTGACTCTGGAGTAGAAGATGCTTTGGTTCAAggacaaaatacagagaacatgATATCAAGCCTGTGTGTTAGCCTTGACCAATAAGAGATGCAAACCTAAGCAGTTTTGCTTCAATCAAACCACATCAAATGAGATCGTGGACATGTTTCAGGAAGGCACTGAAgcattttgaattatgtgtaCCTTTCAGATCTGAACCAATGGCCACGACACAGCTCCTCCACTGCCTCCTCCTTTTCAGCGCTCTGAGAGTAGAGACGCTCTTATGTAGAAATATACGCCCGCCGTGTCTACCAACCAAAGCACCTGTTTTAAGAGCAGGAGTTATAATAAAAGGCACTTATAGCAATAAGTACTGTCTTAGGTAAAGTACTGAACACCTGTTTAGCTTTTACTAATCACCCAAGCAACTATAGTAGGAGCACATAAAAATACCTCTATAGCAGCCATTCCCAAATTAGCCGCATTTCCAGTTATAAATTGCCTGTGGCTTATCGTTCATCTCATATTTTTAACCtatacagaaaaaggaaagtttaTCTTAAAGGTACAAATTAATCAAATTTGTATTGTAAGCAAAGTCTTCATTAACAAGTGGACacagaaattatatttttgaaaagtaaatgttAGGCTGGCTGATATatttgggaggcctgcccttttctgaagagaaaggaggaggagtggatgggggaaagagGGGAGGTTGTGAAGGGACTAAGAGGAGAACAAGGAgcggaggggaaactgtgatcggGCTGGGAAacaattaccttttaaaaaactgaaaggaaaaaaaagaaaagtaaatgttaGCACAGTATGGTAGGTCACACTGAAATCCCAAAATCTGGAGGCTGATACAGAAGGATCACTACAAGTTTcaagcctgcctggtctacatagtgagttcttgggctacagagtaagatcttgtctcaaaaaataattaagaaaaactaaataattaaaatgaataacaCAACGGCTAGTGTGAAATATTTTACAGTTAGGAAACAAGGCAGACTGGCTGGGAAGACGTTTCAGTGGGTAAACTGCCTGCCACACAAGTCTGAGAACCTCAGTTCCATCTCTTCACTCATTTAAAAGCTGGCCATGATGGCACGGGCCTGAAATCCCACCTG of Peromyscus leucopus breed LL Stock chromosome 5, UCI_PerLeu_2.1, whole genome shotgun sequence contains these proteins:
- the Mtfr2 gene encoding LOW QUALITY PROTEIN: mitochondrial fission regulator 2 (The sequence of the model RefSeq protein was modified relative to this genomic sequence to represent the inferred CDS: inserted 4 bases in 3 codons; substituted 6 bases at 6 genomic stop codons): MSLIVNILRNMLAYFGVPIDQDLLTLQKXRPGSAGSLICIIGRMLSLLPCXRPNLELIPHLNSEYSDDYQPMVPSSADVLCVANDEQASYLSIXKKEEGKMTXFMPSTLILKPSSPALRQNKXSEKMICSXGYHKKIAALEDDLTFLQSHIAVMNPAWTECPSLSVTSGPSAEPDHFPSSVLPPPPLFPQSSLQSPCFPPKQPTCNRDNWADEVKRQPLGVNKMNDSHHSKSQRVNDVPNMVGVLKDMNXRSPGGRPIQKRRRQSSHWDPVSLISNAXKQKVAFQDFFDKENGSXDCSPFSSAEMSRF